AGTATGGAAATCAAAATGGACACAAACCAATTAGAAATGCACAAGTTATCTATACGTGGTTAAAATCTAACGAGTTTGAAAACTATATTGATACAGAGGCAGAAAAAGTGAGTGATCCATTTACTCGTCCAATTCCAGCAGAAAAATCACTAGATCGTATAAATGAAAATGAAACTAAAGAGTGGATGATTAAAAATGGATATGGAGAAAAATTCCCGATATTTGGAGATATTCATGGTCAAAGTGGAATGTCTGATGGAGTTGGAGAGATAGATCAATTTTTCAATATTGCAAAAGTATGGGCGAATCTAGATTTTACTGCATTAACAGATCATGATTGTTATCCATATTGGTTAAGTGAGTCAGAGTGGGAATGGATTCGTACAACTTCAAGACTATTTAATGTAGAGGGGAAAATGGCAACTCTGTTAGCTTATGAGTGGACGCCAAATGAATATCGTTATGATTTTGGTCATAAAAATATATACTATAGAGGTTTTGAAGGGGAGTTATTCCGTTCAGGAGATGAGGGTGGTCTAACGCCAGATCGTCTATTTGCTAGTATAAAAAAATATAAAGCGATGGCTTTTCCACACCATCCAGCAGCTAGTTGGAAATTAGTAAGTGCAGCAACTGATTGGTCTTTCCATGATGATAGTGTACAAAGGATGGTAGAGATCTTTTCAAGACATGCTCCATTTGAATATTATGGTAACTACTCTAAATATACTAAAAATAATATGCAGATTGAACGTTGTAGTGCACAAGACGCTTTGGCAAAAGGATATCATTTAGGATTTATTGCAGGAAGTGATTCTCATCAGATGGAACATGGTTTAGAAGGTGGAATAATTGTATCTTTTGTAGATAAATTAGCTAATGAAACAGTATGGGATAATCTGTATGATCGTTTTGCTTATGGAACATCTGGAGCTGGAATTTTATTATCTTTTAAAGCTGATAACTACGAGATGGGTACAATTGTTGAAAAAGAGGTTGGTAGCCAAGTTGAATTTAAAATAAGTGTTTTAGGAACAGATGAATTAAAGGTTGAAGTGCTTTGTAATAATAAAGTTATAATAGAAAAAGAATCTACTAATAGAGCTTGTGATTTTACTTTTGCTAAAGAGGTTAAAGAAAATGAAAATTTCTATTATGTGAGAGTTACACAAAAAGATGAACATCAAGCTTGGGGAAGTCCAATTTGGATAAAAGGTAGAGATTAAAGATTATAAAAAATAGCAGTTCATAAGAATTGCTATTTTTGTTTTAAAATATATAAAAGTGTTGACATTATAAAAAAATAGGTTATAATAAGTACATAAATCTTATTTTCAAAAAAATGAAAATTAGAAAAGAGGTAGAATATGAACAACACAACAGGAAAATTACAAAAAGCTATAGTAGGTTTATCTAAAGATATTTTAGGTAGAGATGTAGAGGACAATTTAGACACAATTACAAATTATTCAGAGAATTTAGAGTTATCTTTAGGAACTATCCAAAAAGCTCTAAAGGAGTTAACAGATATAAAAGTAATTGATCTAAAGAAAAAAGGTAAATACGGAACTGTTATTGAAAATATAGATTATAAAAAACTTTTACACGTATTAAAGATGGATTATCTTCTATGTGTTATGCCAATAACATATTCTCAGAGATACAAAAAGATAATGGATAGTATAACAAATAGTTTAAAAATACCTATTCCACTTTATTTTTCTCATATGAGAGGTGGATATGTAAGATTAAAACTTATTGAAGAGGGTGTCTATCATTTTGGTGTTGTCTCAAAATTAGCGGCTCAAAATGCAATTGAATCAGGATTAAATTTAGAGATCATAGAGCAATTTGGACCGAGAACTTATGTGACGAAACATGTTATTTTAAAAAGAAAAAATGAGAAAGTGGTTAATGTTGGAAAAGATCCAGAGTCTAACGACCATATTTTTTTAACAAATTTTAATTTTCAAAAAAATGAAAATATAAAATTCATAGATATTAAATACTCAGAGGTTATTGAAAATTTAATAGATGGAAAAATAGATGCAGCAATTTGGAATTATGATGATGTTCTAGATAAGATGGTTCATCTTGAAAAACATGGAATTATAATAGAGGAGCTAAATGAGAATGAGGGAAATCTTTTAGCTACAGAGTCAGTTATAGTAATAAAAAAAGATAATGAGGTTATAAAAAATATATTTAAAAAGTTTTTCGATAAGGAAAAATTTAAACTTATAGATTAAGTAAAATTTGGAGGGAAGATGAATTTACAAACTAGACTAGAGATATTAAATAGCTCAGGGGCTATAACAGATTGCACAAAGGATACTATGTTAAATGTAATTGAGATGTTTAATGAAAAACATAATATCAAGCTTACAGAGGAAAATGGGGCAATGATGGTAACTCATCTATCAATGGCTATAATGAGGGTAAAAAATAATGAGCCAGTTAAGACAATAGATGAAGAGGTATTTAAAGAGACTTTAGAAAGTGAGCATATTGAAAGAGCAAATCTTATTTATGATGATTTATCAGAGGTTTTAGATGTAACTTTACCAGAGGATGAAAAAAAATATATGCTTGTAAATATCTGTGTAATTTTAGAAAGATAATAAAAAAGAAAAAAATTTAAAATAAGAGGGAGTGGATTTTAATGAAAAGAATAGTTGTAGGTGGACAAATTGATAAAGAGAGATTAGCTGACACAGTAAGAAAAATCTGTGGAGATAAGGCAGTTATAACAGTAAAAACTGATATTGAAGCAGCTATGGATGTAAAAACAAATATGGCAGATTACTATTTAGGAGCTTGTAATACAGGTGGAGGTGGAGCATTAGCTATGGCTATAGCACTACTAGGAGCAAATAACTGTGCTACAGTTTCTATGCCAGGAAATATAAAAAGTGATGATGAGATAAAAGCTGAAATTGCAGCTGGAAAGAAAGCATTTGGATTTACAGCTCAGCATATAGATGCAGTTGTACCAGTTATTTTAGCAGAGATTTTAAAATAGGAGGGTTCAAATGAACTATATAGTTGCAGTTTTATTAGGAGGTTTAGCAGCACTTTTAGCTAACAGAGGAGTAGCTATATTTAATGATGGATTAAGACCAATTGTTCCAGAATTCCTAGAGGGAAGAATGGATAGAAAATCTTTAGCAGCCACAAGTTTTGCTTTAAGTTTTGGATTAGTTGTTGGATTTGGAATACCATTTTCACTGACAACACATATAATTCTTATTCACAGTATTCTTTTAGGAACAGATATAATTGGAACATCTTTTAGTTATGATAAAAAAGGAGCAGTTCTATCAACTATAGCTGGAGGACTTTATGGATTACTAATAACTCTTGGTTTAAAAATCGTTGTAGAACTTTTTGCAAAGTTACCTGTAAACTTCTTACCATCTCTTGGAAAGGTAGGATCACCAATTATAGTTGCCTTTGCAGCATTCCCAGCATTAGTTGTAGCTTATCAATATGGAATAAAAAAAGGAGCAACAACTTTTGGATTAACTATAGTTGTAAGACAAATTATTCAAAAGTATGGTACCTTTATGTTTGATGGAAGTAAAGTAGTATTAAACCCAGATGGAATGGCCCTACTTGTTGCCATGGTAATAATGATAGCTTTTGCCATGAGAGAAAAAGCAGCAGCAGGTTCTCCAGGTTCAAATGCAATGTTATTAAATATATTTGCAGCTAGAGTTGAAAGAATAAAGAAAAATATTTTAGGTCTAGCACTTATGGGTGGAATAATATCTGCTGCTATAAGCTTACACTTAGTAGCAGGAGATCCAATATCTTTAAATCTTTTAGCAGATGGAAAGACATCAGAAGCTGGACTTGCAGCACTAGCTAGAGCCATTGGATTTGTTCCATTAGTTGCAACAACTGCTATAGCAACAGGAGTTTATGCTCCTGCAGGTATGACATTTGTATTTGCAATTGGAATATTTTTAAGAAATCCTTTTGTAGCTTTTATTGGAGGAGCAGCAGCTATATGTATTGAAATATATGCTCTTGGAGCTATAGCTAAATTCTTAGATAAGTTCCCAGGAGTAAAAGGTTGTGGAGATCAGATTAGAACAGCTATGTCTAGAGTTTTAGAAGTGGCACTTATTGTTGGTGGAATGATTGCAGCTGATGCAATGGCTCCTGGACTTGGTTATCTATTTGTAGCTGGAGTTTATATATTAAATAAAACAGCTAAAAAACCACTTGTGGATATGGCAGTAGGACCAGTTGCAGCTATATTCTTTGGAATTTTATTAAATATATTCTCAGTTTTAGGATTATATGGTGCATAGATAAAGTTTAAGAGGAGTTTATACTCCTCTTAAATTATAGTGAGGTGAAAGATGAATTTAAAAGTTCTTTCTGGAGTACAAAGAGTAAAGGAGTTTTTAGGAAAGAGTGTAAAAAAACAAAATCCAAATATAGTTTTAGATCTATTTAGAGAAAAATCTAATTATAAAACTTTTGGAATAAAAGATACCAGTGAAATAAGTGATGAGTTTATAGAAAGTCTTTTGGAAAAAGGATACTCTTGGAATACAATTGACACTTCTACAGATAGAGGACGAGCAGTTGATTTAAATCTTTTAAATCCTGTTACAGGAAAGCTTATGATTGGATCATCTAGCGGAACAGCGATAAATGTTTTATATGGTCTAAACACTATTGGAGTTGGAACTGATGGAGGAGGATCTGTTCTAGGTCCTGCTATAGGATTAAATTTATATTCAGCTTTACTTTCTGGAATTGGAATAAAAGGAAGAACTAGTAAAAAATCTACAGACTCTATAGACTTTATTCCTGGAGTTGGAGTTATAACTCAAGATTTTTCTGAATTGGAAAAAGTTTGTGAGATATTTTTAACAGAGATTCAGGAGAGTATAAAAGAGTTTTGTATATTGGATTTAAATTATGAAAATTGTGAAAAATTAAAGAAAAATTTTAATATTGATCTTTTAGAAAATAGAAAAAAATATTTTGAAAGAGAGGAGATGTTAGAGTTTTTAAAAGAGATTTTTGAAAAATATAAAATGTTTATATATCTTGAAAAAAATATAGAGGTTCTAGGTTTAGGAGACTCTGTCTTTGGAGTTATGGGAGAAAAAGCTAATGAAATCCAGAGAGATTCAAATAAGGGATTTTTAAAAGTTTTAAATATGTTAAACTGCTCTGCTATAACTATTCCAACTGAGGATATTGGAACAGCCATAGTTGTAGTTGTACCAGAAGGAAAAAGATATTTAAAATCATTATTAGAAATAGCTAAAATTCTTAGTGAAGATAAAAGACCAAAACTTTATAGAGAGTATTTTCTAAATTATCCATTAAAAAATATAGATAATAGAGATTTTAAAATTTGGAGGGGAAATGATTAAAGATATAACATATATGCATGAACATGTAACAATTGATCTCTCTAAGGAGAAAAATAATATAGATTGTAAGTTAGATACCTTTGATGCTACAAAAGAGGAGTTTTTAAAATTAAAAGAGCTTGGAGTGACAAGAGTTGTAGATGTGAGTAATGTTGGAATTGGTAGAGATGTAGAATATGTTATGAGAATGGAAGAGGCAACAGGATTAGATATATATATGTCTACAGGATATTATAAAGAACCTTTTTTACCAAAAGAGGTTGAAGAGTTAACAGTTGAAAAGTTGGCTCAAAAGATGATAACTGATATCACAGTAGGGATAGATGGAAGAAATAAATGTGCAAAATTTATAGGAGAAATTGGAACAGGATTTGAAATTATAACTGAACTTGAAAAAAAGGTTTTTCACGCAGCGGCAATTGCTCAAAAAGCAACAGGAGTTTTTATAACAACTCATACAAGTTTAGGAAAATTAGGACATGAACAACTAGATTTTTTAGAGAGTTTAGGAGTAGATTTAAGCAAAGTTATCTTAGGTCATACAGCTTTAAAAAATGATTTACCTTATATAAAATCTCTTCTTGAAAGAGGTGTGTATATAGAGTTTGATACTATTGGTAAAAACAGTTATCTTCCTGATGAAACAAGAGTTGAATTTATAAAAACACTTTGTGAAGAGGGATGGAGTGATAGATTAATAATGTCTGTTGATTTAACTAGAAGATCTCATCTGAAAATAAATGGTGGGATCGGTTATGCATACTTAATTGAAAAGTTTGTGCCTATGTTAATAGAGGCAGGAGTAAAAGAGAGCGATTTAAAAAAGATGTTAGTGGAAAATCCAAAAAAAATATTAGGAATTGGGGAGAAATAAATGAAGACATATCCATTGGAATCTATAGGAATAGAGATAGCAAAAGAAAAACAATTTAAAATGATAGATATAATAACAAAGTATTTTCAAGGACATGAGGTTTTAACAAGAGGGGATCTTGGAGTTGTAAAAGGTTTAAATAAACCACTTACTACAGATAAAGCTGAAAAAGTAATAGCAGAGTTTTTTGGTGCAGAAAAAGCAGTTTTAGTTAGAGGTTCTGGAACTGCTGCTATAAAATGGGGACTTTATAGTATCTTAGGTGAAAAAAGTGAGAGAAGAGTATTAGTTCATAAAGCACCAGTTTATCCTACAACAGATGTGACTTTTAAAATGATGGGAATAGAGAAGGTAGAGGCTGACTTTAATAACTTAAAGGATTTAAAAGAGGTATTAAAAAATAACAACTTTGACGCAGCTTTAGTACAGTATACTCGTCAAAAAATTGATGATTCATACGATATTGAAGAGGTTATTAAAGAGATAAAAAAGTATGATATACCAGTTGTTACAGATGATAACTATGCTGTTATGAAAGTTAATAAAATAGGAAGTGAACTAGGAGCTGATTTATCAGCATTTTCAACATTTAAACTTTTAGGTCCTGAAGGAGTTGGATGTGTAGTTGGAAAAAGAGAGTATATTGAAAAAATTGTAAAAAGTAATTACTCTGGTGGTGGACAAGTACAGGGGCACGAGGCTCTTGATGTTTTAAGAGGATTAGTTTATGCACCAGTTTCTTTAGCTATCCAAGGAGAAGTAAATGATAAACTACATACTATATTTAATAGTGGA
This genomic window from Cetobacterium sp. NK01 contains:
- a CDS encoding phosphotriesterase, with protein sequence MIKDITYMHEHVTIDLSKEKNNIDCKLDTFDATKEEFLKLKELGVTRVVDVSNVGIGRDVEYVMRMEEATGLDIYMSTGYYKEPFLPKEVEELTVEKLAQKMITDITVGIDGRNKCAKFIGEIGTGFEIITELEKKVFHAAAIAQKATGVFITTHTSLGKLGHEQLDFLESLGVDLSKVILGHTALKNDLPYIKSLLERGVYIEFDTIGKNSYLPDETRVEFIKTLCEEGWSDRLIMSVDLTRRSHLKINGGIGYAYLIEKFVPMLIEAGVKESDLKKMLVENPKKILGIGEK
- a CDS encoding aminotransferase class V-fold PLP-dependent enzyme gives rise to the protein MKTYPLESIGIEIAKEKQFKMIDIITKYFQGHEVLTRGDLGVVKGLNKPLTTDKAEKVIAEFFGAEKAVLVRGSGTAAIKWGLYSILGEKSERRVLVHKAPVYPTTDVTFKMMGIEKVEADFNNLKDLKEVLKNNNFDAALVQYTRQKIDDSYDIEEVIKEIKKYDIPVVTDDNYAVMKVNKIGSELGADLSAFSTFKLLGPEGVGCVVGKREYIEKIVKSNYSGGGQVQGHEALDVLRGLVYAPVSLAIQGEVNDKLHTIFNSGEIEFIKGAYLVNAQSKVIVVELKENIAEDMLVYAEKLGALPNPVGAESKYEFSPLFYRVSGTFRAADATLEKRMIRINPNRAGVETIVRILKESYKMAKEVK
- a CDS encoding YhfT family protein, with translation MNYIVAVLLGGLAALLANRGVAIFNDGLRPIVPEFLEGRMDRKSLAATSFALSFGLVVGFGIPFSLTTHIILIHSILLGTDIIGTSFSYDKKGAVLSTIAGGLYGLLITLGLKIVVELFAKLPVNFLPSLGKVGSPIIVAFAAFPALVVAYQYGIKKGATTFGLTIVVRQIIQKYGTFMFDGSKVVLNPDGMALLVAMVIMIAFAMREKAAAGSPGSNAMLLNIFAARVERIKKNILGLALMGGIISAAISLHLVAGDPISLNLLADGKTSEAGLAALARAIGFVPLVATTAIATGVYAPAGMTFVFAIGIFLRNPFVAFIGGAAAICIEIYALGAIAKFLDKFPGVKGCGDQIRTAMSRVLEVALIVGGMIAADAMAPGLGYLFVAGVYILNKTAKKPLVDMAVGPVAAIFFGILLNIFSVLGLYGA
- a CDS encoding YhfZ family protein encodes the protein MNNTTGKLQKAIVGLSKDILGRDVEDNLDTITNYSENLELSLGTIQKALKELTDIKVIDLKKKGKYGTVIENIDYKKLLHVLKMDYLLCVMPITYSQRYKKIMDSITNSLKIPIPLYFSHMRGGYVRLKLIEEGVYHFGVVSKLAAQNAIESGLNLEIIEQFGPRTYVTKHVILKRKNEKVVNVGKDPESNDHIFLTNFNFQKNENIKFIDIKYSEVIENLIDGKIDAAIWNYDDVLDKMVHLEKHGIIIEELNENEGNLLATESVIVIKKDNEVIKNIFKKFFDKEKFKLID
- a CDS encoding DUF2620 domain-containing protein, which codes for MKRIVVGGQIDKERLADTVRKICGDKAVITVKTDIEAAMDVKTNMADYYLGACNTGGGGALAMAIALLGANNCATVSMPGNIKSDDEIKAEIAAGKKAFGFTAQHIDAVVPVILAEILK
- a CDS encoding PRD domain-containing protein — protein: MNLQTRLEILNSSGAITDCTKDTMLNVIEMFNEKHNIKLTEENGAMMVTHLSMAIMRVKNNEPVKTIDEEVFKETLESEHIERANLIYDDLSEVLDVTLPEDEKKYMLVNICVILER
- a CDS encoding amidase family protein yields the protein MNLKVLSGVQRVKEFLGKSVKKQNPNIVLDLFREKSNYKTFGIKDTSEISDEFIESLLEKGYSWNTIDTSTDRGRAVDLNLLNPVTGKLMIGSSSGTAINVLYGLNTIGVGTDGGGSVLGPAIGLNLYSALLSGIGIKGRTSKKSTDSIDFIPGVGVITQDFSELEKVCEIFLTEIQESIKEFCILDLNYENCEKLKKNFNIDLLENRKKYFEREEMLEFLKEIFEKYKMFIYLEKNIEVLGLGDSVFGVMGEKANEIQRDSNKGFLKVLNMLNCSAITIPTEDIGTAIVVVVPEGKRYLKSLLEIAKILSEDKRPKLYREYFLNYPLKNIDNRDFKIWRGND